From the Vibrio alginolyticus NBRC 15630 = ATCC 17749 genome, one window contains:
- a CDS encoding aminodeoxychorismate/anthranilate synthase component II produces the protein MANIIFIDNFDSFTYNLVDQFRSLGHSVKIYRNNIPAETIEQAVNELENPVVLLSPGPGAPSEAGSMPELIQRMKGKVPMIGICLGHQAIVEAYGGTVAGAGEIIHGKVSMMEHQNHAIYQNLPSPLAIARYHSLVATKVPESLTITAEVDDLVMSVVHEEDKVCGFQFHPESIMTTYGATLLANAIEWALEEQTSANPLTA, from the coding sequence ATGGCTAATATCATTTTTATCGACAACTTTGACTCGTTCACCTACAACCTTGTGGATCAATTCCGCTCGCTAGGTCACTCAGTCAAGATTTACCGAAACAACATCCCAGCAGAAACCATTGAACAAGCGGTAAACGAGCTTGAAAACCCAGTGGTTCTGCTATCGCCAGGCCCAGGCGCACCGTCAGAGGCAGGCTCAATGCCAGAGCTTATCCAACGCATGAAAGGCAAAGTGCCGATGATCGGGATTTGTCTTGGTCACCAAGCGATTGTTGAAGCATACGGCGGCACCGTTGCTGGCGCAGGCGAAATCATTCACGGTAAGGTCTCTATGATGGAGCACCAAAACCATGCGATTTACCAAAACCTACCATCACCACTTGCGATTGCACGTTACCACTCGCTGGTTGCGACCAAGGTTCCTGAGAGCCTAACCATCACAGCAGAAGTGGATGACTTGGTAATGTCTGTTGTACATGAAGAAGATAAAGTTTGCGGGTTCCAGTTCCACCCGGAATCTATTATGACGACCTACGGAGCAACACTGTTGGCCAATGCCATTGAATGGGCACTTGAAGAACAAACTTCAGCTAACCCACTCACTGCTTAA